The following DNA comes from Rosa rugosa chromosome 5, drRosRugo1.1, whole genome shotgun sequence.
cctcgcctccatcatcgccgacgccatctcccaaacacaagcagatcccaatcagctcggaaattcgccgctaaaccactcccctattgttttcacagcctacttctctctctcccactcaaatctcactttctctttccacatcaagcctcaatttggaaacttttcactgaaaactaccattttttcagaccctgaggtttttgggtcttgctcaaaatggtgatttggattttgggtctggtttttgatggccaagttgaccaaaaccagaagtgaagaagaagaatactgatggaaaaggaaaatggccgccggcgtggagaataataattggggtttcgggtcgatctggattggttcgccgacgtggcgctaccgatgcagcaggatacgatggtcattaaaaaggaaaaagaaaaaagaaaaaagaaaaaagaaaaaagaaaaaagaaaaaagaaaaaagaaaaaagaaaaaagaaaaaagaaaaaagaaaaaagaaaaaagaaaaaagaaaaaagaaaaaagaaaaacaaaaaaaggaaaaggaaaaaagaaattaaaaaggaaaaagaaaaaaaaaaaaagggctgcCGGCATGGAGAataagaattggggtttcgggttgatctggattggttcgccgacgtggcgctactgatgcagcaggatacgatggtcattaaaaaggaaaaagaaaaaagaaaaaagaaaaaaggaaaaaaaaaagaaataaaaaataaaaaagcaaaaaagaaattaaaaatgaaaaagaaaaaagaaaaaaaggaaaaaaaagaaattaaagaggaaaaagaaaaaaaaggagaaaaagaaattaaaaaggaaaaagaaatgacagaggggtatattggacatttcacctaaggccaactcctaatttgacgcgggagggaccaattagacggaaattttgacattagggacttttcagattaattgagaatgtcagggactgaaacgaaaaaatggtcatagtacagggactaaacagaatttaatccttCTGTATATAACTATAAGACATCATAGATTTGTATAAACTGCGTGTTAAGAGGACCTCATTTTTGTAGCTCTTACTTTTATGTCATCACACAATATACATATTAAAATGCAAACTAAGAGAAGAGGTAGAAATCTGTCAAGCACAGATTGGTTCTTGCTATTCTAGTTCCTCTGTCTTATTTGAGATTAATGTCCAGTCTGCTGGCTTATATTTTCCGAATGGGGTATGTTCTGTCCATACTTTTGTTATGCTTACTAATTATTATCTCTGTTTTTGCTATGCGAAAAGGGGAAGGGAGAAGATGGTGAGTATATAAAGTACTTAGCTTATACAATCATCAGCTTAACTTATCTATGTTTGTCTTCTTGCAGTAATGTATATAGGGCTTCAAATACAAGTGGAGATTAGCTGTAAGACCTCTTCATTTATACTTGCTGCGTATGAAAAATGCTTGATATTTTACTTGGGTCTGGGCATTGTGTGAATATCTTTATCTTCCAGTTGTCTTCCTCAAAAATGCTGAAATTGGCTATTTGCTTTCCTCTGATTCTGATATGATGGCTTAAATTATGTTATAGATGCATTATAAGTTACACCAATATGTTGTTACTGTTTTTATTCATCTATCTAAAAATTTTAAAAGTTTGTTCCTCTCAGCTAATTGAAAGTAGAAGTAGAAGAACTAGACGAGAACTAGGCTGAACTTTTGTATTGCAAAGAAAAATAGGAAGTCCATTGTCCAACTGTGTCATGGTATAGCTACTTGTTTTACTTCATTATAGAATTGGTTTTATAATGCAGCCTCATCCATGAATGGTGAATTTAAATTTTGTAGCTTGAGTTCTCCTCTTAGTCCCGAAGAAATTGTGAAACCTTGAAAGGTGTCCAATTTGTAAGTTTGTGGGAGGGGATGATGTTAACAATGTTATTTTTATGGAATTAAATCTAAATGAACACCAGTAATTTAGCCTTCTTCTACAGGGAAGGCGAGAAATGAAGGTTCTGGGAATGGAAATGCTGAATCAAGATCATACCTTGAAAAGAAGCTCgtattttgttttggttcgCACATTGCAGCACAAATGCTACTCCTTTTGGAGAGGAGAACTTGCTTTCTTCTTCAGAGTTAACGCAAGCACAGGAGATTGATTTCATTCTATGCTTTCTGCTTTTCAACGGTATTAATGTAAAGCAAAAAATAATCTTAGAGGATATGCAATGCATAATCATTTCTCTAATTCCCTTCACTCTTTTACTCAATTTGCAACAGATAGCTACACGGATGGTTATTCAGTATGGGTGGGGACCTGATGATAGTCCTGCAATATATTATCACAGCAATGCggtattcttctttctttgcatTCAAGAGTTGGTCATGACTTGTGTTAGAGATATAGATATTTCTCATGTGCCGTCTAAAACTTCTTTGATTCTATTTTCCCTTATTCATTTTGTTAAAATAGGGATATTAAGCTTCTAACTGGAAAGGTTTTGTTAATATGAGCTTCTTTAGCCTCCATACATCTGTTTGTTCTTTTTAGTTATAATATTGTATTTGTTGTCTAGAGTTGGTTTCGTTTGCTGTACTGTTTTGCCTTTTCAGTTTGGTTGATTACTCTATATATTTGTGTTAAAATATGCCCCTCTCAAAAAACATCAATTCCCTTTCTATCTTGCTGGAAATTTAGAATGAGCTCGGTAGTGAATTGCAATTTTTACTTTGCATTCCATAATCTATCAAATTTCCCCATAAAGGATAAATATTGAAGTCCTAACATGTTCTCTTTGGTACAGTCTACTGCTTTAAGCATGGGGAATAACCATGAGTAGTAGTTTAGCGAGTTATTTATTTCAGTATTAGGTAAACGAGTTCTGTTTTCAACTGTATCCGTAGTGAATCGATTGAAGTATGATATGGCAGTTAAAGTTGAAAAGGTATGATGACTATGACTATTATTTGTTCTAAGCAATTACTCTATGTTGATATAACTTTCCCTAGTAATGCTTTCTTATTTTGTAGATCCATGATTTAGCATATTATAAAGCTAAAGAAATGCTCCCTCAAAATGAGTGGTAGCAGCCAATACACCCAAGCGGATACTGATCAAGTGTGAAATGAgtgggggaagtttgttgtgAACACATATGTGCATGAGCCATGAAGTAGCGCGCTTGATGCTGGTCCATTTTTGCTaaggaaaacttctttttttgtgcttctctgctggtacattgtcatgcaccatgtgttgcatgttttggaacaatagatatatatgtatcagctttttgatgtcccaagtagatgggcatgcactAGAATGCTTCTCTTGTTTAAAATGTTGGGTTCAATGATTAGtggtttgcaatgtttatatttgatggtttgcaatgtttatatttggTATGTAAATGGATCAAATGCACAATTTAATTCAGGAATGGGATATGTTCAAAATAATCATACAACAAAATAGACATAATGATAATTGCCCGTTGTCTGAATGACCAAAAATAGGGACAAATCACACTGCAATCATTCATATCatacatcggtttttaacaaatCACTGTCTTCTAATCtatactcacacaacagaagcaaTTAAACTATGTTGTCCCCgagttaatcagacaacagttatagtccaagaactgaagtttgaataTCAGTCAGacaacacacaaaataaaagtctgttgtCTGAGAAGCTCAACATACAACATCTTCAAAACtagcactgttgtctgaaggcagcGCCGCAACTGCAGCGCAGCTGCGcctggcatctgccgagccacctgccgagccatctgccgagtatcacacaacacgtttaacacatacctgttgtctatatgtttctcagacaactgtgttccaccgttgtctgatttttcatcagacaacggtcACCTCTACAACGGTGGCACtccaaatcagacaacagtttctgtctgtcgtctgatacctcTTTTGGCATAGTATATAGCAAGTATTAGTCTTCCTTTAACTATGTTTTTCGGTGATCTAGGCACCTAGCCCATCGTACGTTATTGAACAGAGCAAATGAATCAACTAGTTCATGAACAATTCAAACTTGCAAGAAAATTTAAGCTCTGCAATGAAATTTCCCATTGATTCTCATTAAACAGAATAATCAGCTCAAACCATGGATTTAGCTCAGGACTGTTACACATTAAGCAGAATTTTATGTTTAAGCTCCAGTACTGTTCCAATCCAACATACATCCATCTAAATCTGCTTAGGTGCTGATCTACACAGATCCAGACCCATATTTTAGTCTTCAGATCAGTAAAACTAGCTAGCAAATCAATCAAGTATATATGAATCATGAATGACAAAATAAAGCATTAAACATAGTACACATCTAACGGAAGACAAATACTTGCATAGAGATTATGTTATAGATGAAGATGGGAAAGAGATGAACAACTGTATATAGCATCCCCTTGTAGTGCTCCAACAGTATATTAAACATACGCTCGACAGAACCCAAAATAGCTCTGTGTATCATAACAGGTGACTCCCTCTTGCCTTCTTCACCCTCTGCTGAGTAATACAGCTCAAAGCGAGCAGCAGGCTGAAAATCAAGCTGCAACCACAGTATTTTTCCCCAATATAGTTACACACTTACATAATGAGAAACAAAAGAACATGCAAGAGATCGTTAAACAGAAAAAGTGATAACAATATACCTGTAATGTTGCACACTGAACTTCATGTTCAATGCATCAGATACAATGATATCTATCTTTGGTCCATAAAATGCACCATCCCCTTCATTTATTTGTACATGACTGAAAATGTAAAACATTTATCCgcacaaaaacaagaaattcaGGGGCACCTACAGGAGtgcttttaaaaataaatagataatgGACCAAAACACTCCATCAATGATAGCTAATTTATAAGCCAACTATTTTACTCTTAGCAGCTAGGAAACTGTATCTgtcaaggaaaaagaaaaagaaaaattaaacaaaattaaagATAACCTACCTCTATAAGAACGAACTCTGTGCCGGAACATGAATCAATGCCCCGGGCAATTCATTGGCTTCAGTTCAAACTCCCAATCTGTATTTGAAACTCAATATTATCAATTCATCATATACAAAATTAAATCAAGTAAACTCAGTCCTATTCAGTTGCATAGAATAACTACTGGATTAAGTAATCAATCATCCGCATTGGCGCGGATTTCCTACGTACTATAATTAAGTTCCAATATTACTTATATGTTAAGCAATAAAGCCTGTTCCTGATAAGTCAAAGTCAAGTCATGAGAAGAGAAAGTCAATGCTCTAGAATGAGAGAATAATGAAGGCCATGTGTTACTCATCCGATGGTTCTGTTAGAATATATATAGTATAAAGACAATGTACGTATTAGCTTATATTTCTTTAAGCTTGATTTTACGTCTTTATCTTCTTGTAACAACTAACAACCATTcgatctcttctctctcttaatTCATATAGAGATTAGAGATTGGGTTTCTTCATCTGTAACCATGCATACTATGGTTCTATATATTATGATTCATTCTTTTATAATGAATTCTCAAGCTTCTCTTATGATTCCAGAGCCTGCAAAGCTCACGCGTTGATTCGATTATTGCGACTGATGTGATATTTTTATTGCAACTATTTTCTTACTACCACTTCACTTGTAGTTTAAGGAATTAGGGTCTCCCGCAGATATTATTGGAACTAAgtatttcagaaaaaaaaaaaaaaagttttgttttggtttggttgagaaaacaaataattaaaaaatatattaaaggtACGTCGAGAGAAAGAAAAGAGCTAGGAAATGTCTGCACCACTAAACAATCAATCAATAACAATATACTTAATTAGCTCAATTACATGCAATTGGATGACAATGTCCCACAATTAAACCTAGGGTGTTAAGGTCAAGACCGTATTAGATACTCTCTTAGTTAGCATGTTATGTGAATGGCAGTATCACCATAACCTAATATGCAACAAAATGGCAAAGAAGGGTGTTATCAAATATCTAAGATGTTGCACTCATTAAGCAAGAAAAATCTATGAACATATCAAGATACTTAATGAAGGGTGTTATCACTAGGTTACCTAGAAATTGGTTTCCACAAGAAATGCTAAGTTTCTAGCTTGGTTGTTATTTACTAAACATGCATTGATTAGGTAGTCATCTACATGCTTAAAACAATAGGTCCTATTCATACAttctaagcgtgcactcaaagaacGTGCAAATTGAAATCATCAATGAGGTACTAAATCAACTTTCATCCAATAAACATAGAACATAATCAAGTATCAAATGATATTGAAATCATGTCTAGGGCTTTAACAACCCCTAACCTATATGTTTACTTACACATAGTCTTGTTTGAAATCACACTAAACATCATCAAgaaaaaaactaaagaaaaccGAAATTGAGAATTGATTTAGGGTCAGAATCGATTGTTCGAGATAGTGATCTCGACTGGTCGATGACAACAAGGAAAGTCTTTTCACGTTCTTGCTCAAATTTTCTTGATTGATTTTCGCGCGAAAGTTTCTACTCCTTTATATTGCTCCTTGAGTCCTCTTTCATTCCTTTTTGGATTGAGATTCCTTAACTTAGAAAGGAAGCCAACTTATTGATCTTCAATTTAGGATTCTCCACGTCATCCTTCCAATAATAGCTTACCACGTCATCAATGCAATAAATGTGAATATATCCTCAATATTTGCTGCTCAATCCCCATCATCCGGCTTCCTAGATCAATCAGGGTTTCGTTTTCCCGTTTTTCTCTTAATTCATGCAtcttctccttttcttctcATTTTTACATCTTTGCTCCCataaacctaataaacataaaagatAATAAATTGATAGAAAATATAATAAACTAACAAATAACATCGCATATCATGCTCCTATCAGCGACCTCTTCAATTTGATCGAGATCCTGATCTGGATCTTGCTCGTCACTTCTTATTGCTTCTACTTCCACTTTGTATATATTTTGGTTTCGGCTGCTTCGTTTTCTGTCGTAATGTTGGATCTTCTTCACTATTGTGTAGTTTTTGCTCTTATTTTCGAGTTCTCCAATATTGCTGAATTGTTACTTAGTTGGTTCTAATTCCAGTAGTTTTTGCTCTTATTTTCGAGTTCTCCGATATTGTTGAATTGTTACTTAGTTGGTTCTAATTCCAATTTTATCAGGAATGTAAATGGATCGGATTTGAAGTGGATCAATCTAAATCCAAATCCATTtactaataaaaaaattcaacccGAACCCACTctgttaacccggcggatcattAATAGCTCAATCCAAATTCATATCTgtcggattaacggatacccgatccgctaatctgatccgtttataattttaaatattttaaaattttaaatagtaatattaaatttatatcatgatacctcataaaatattaaaacaacatgaagagtatcactgaaagtagaattacattatcaaaatatttCCTACACCTGATAAATTAAGAGAGAGACGTCAGGAGATGTGTATGAGATTAATTGTGCTTCTACAACCTTCTTAGCTTTTTGGTAAACTAAACAAAGCCTTTATCAATAATGCTTCTTGGGTAATGGACTGATGGACTTTTTTTACGAAGACTATCCCTTAGGTTTttgcaaaaaaattgtattagaaattcttaatattttatatttttcaaaaaataataatgtattaataaaaaataatctttttgttgtaaatattatatatatgtggttgtccactgtaaatactcattagttatatCCTTATAATGTAAAcactactcctatataaaggggtctaatgagaatgaaacacacacttttacctcctcctatattctgtttatctcttctatctctctcttattctttagtttataacacgttatcagcacgatttgtttttatttcttcttctccctAAACTCCATGATGATCCGCAAGCCTATGGTGCAACATAGTTGCCTATGACCAAGGCTAATGATATATGAGTTTTTTCTCTCATTCTCAAAGAATTGCTTCATACATAACATAGATATCTTATTTTATCGCATAACAGGGATATGTGTAGCATCTTTATTCCTATTAAATATGAACATCAAATTTTTTATGCAATCAAACAATTTACATATATTTGTATGCATGTATCTATTATATAATGTAATTGTTGAGATTTATGTTTCATATTCGACTTTGAGAACCATTGTTCCAATAGTCAAGACTCGAGTCCACTCGGTCAGTGGTCTTAGACCTATGGCTCTATAGACATCACACGAATGTTTTTCTCGTGTTTTCCCTATGGGGTCCGttgttcatatttatgaacACTTCGAAACCTCTGTTTCGTATATGAATTTTTCTATGATTTTTCATAGCACATAAAGTTCTAATACTTATGGATCCTCACATGGCTATAGATGTGGCTAAGGTAATCATTTTTTTGCGCATTTGTCGCATGCCCAAGCATTTAGTGGCACTTTACCTAG
Coding sequences within:
- the LOC133707982 gene encoding probable inactive ATP-dependent zinc metalloprotease FTSHI 5, chloroplastic, with the translated sequence MQCIIISLIPFTLLLNLQQIATRMVIQYGWGPDDSPAIYYHSNASTALSMGNNHEYDMAVKVEKIHDLAYYKAKEMLPQNEW